From Rudanella lutea DSM 19387, a single genomic window includes:
- the metK gene encoding methionine adenosyltransferase — translation MPYLFTSESVSEGHPDKVADQISDALIDNFLAYDPSSKVACETLVTTGQVVLAGEIKTETYLDVQKITREVIRRIGYTKSEYMFEANSCGIFSALHDQSADINQGVDRAVANDDFETKANAQGAGDQGMMFGYATNETENFMPLPLDLSHKILQELSDIRNNHADLIPYLRPDAKSQVTIEYSDDDRPVRIDTIVVSTQHDDFDSDEAMLAKIREDIINIVIPRVKAKLKPELQALFTGDITYYINPTGKFVIGGPHGDTGLTGRKIIVDTYGGKGAHGGGAFSGKDPSKVDRSAAYATRHIAKNMVAAGLCDQVLVQVSYAIGVAKPCGLYVNTYGTAKVDMTDGEIARQIESIFDMRPYAIEQRLKLRNPIYSETAAYGHMGRKNEVVTKTFGSNGSTKQVEVELFTWEKLDFVDKIKEAFGV, via the coding sequence ATGCCGTATCTGTTTACCTCCGAATCCGTTTCGGAAGGACACCCCGATAAAGTCGCCGATCAGATCTCGGACGCGCTGATTGATAATTTCCTTGCCTACGATCCGTCGAGTAAGGTGGCTTGCGAGACCCTCGTAACCACAGGTCAGGTAGTGCTGGCCGGTGAGATCAAAACCGAAACCTACCTCGACGTTCAGAAAATTACCCGCGAGGTGATCCGCCGAATCGGCTACACCAAGAGCGAATACATGTTTGAGGCAAACTCGTGCGGTATTTTCTCCGCCCTGCACGATCAGTCGGCCGACATTAATCAGGGGGTTGATCGGGCTGTAGCTAATGACGATTTCGAGACCAAAGCCAATGCGCAGGGTGCCGGTGATCAGGGTATGATGTTTGGCTACGCCACCAACGAGACCGAAAACTTCATGCCGCTACCGCTCGACCTCTCGCACAAAATTCTGCAGGAGCTGTCGGATATTCGGAACAACCACGCGGATCTGATTCCGTACCTCCGCCCCGACGCCAAGTCGCAGGTGACGATTGAGTACTCAGACGACGACCGGCCCGTTCGGATCGACACCATCGTGGTTTCAACGCAGCACGACGATTTCGACTCTGACGAAGCGATGCTGGCCAAAATCCGGGAAGACATCATCAACATCGTGATTCCGCGGGTGAAGGCCAAGCTGAAGCCCGAACTTCAGGCTTTGTTTACGGGCGATATCACCTATTACATCAACCCCACGGGTAAGTTTGTGATTGGTGGCCCCCACGGCGATACCGGCCTGACGGGCCGTAAGATCATCGTAGATACCTACGGCGGCAAAGGCGCACACGGCGGTGGTGCTTTCTCAGGCAAAGACCCCTCGAAAGTTGACCGTTCGGCAGCATATGCCACGCGTCACATTGCCAAAAACATGGTGGCAGCGGGTCTGTGCGATCAGGTACTGGTTCAGGTGTCGTACGCTATCGGGGTGGCCAAACCCTGCGGCTTATACGTGAACACGTACGGCACGGCCAAAGTCGATATGACCGACGGCGAGATTGCCCGCCAGATTGAGTCGATCTTCGACATGCGTCCCTACGCGATTGAGCAACGCCTGAAACTCCGCAACCCGATTTATTCGGAAACGGCTGCTTACGGCCACATGGGTCGCAAAAACGAAGTGGTTACCAAAACATTCGGCTCCAACGGCTCCACCAAGCAGGTTGAGGTTGAACTCTTCACCTGGGAGAAGCTCGATTTTGTTGATAAAATCAAAGAAGCGTTTGGGGTGTAA